GAGTGGATCAAGTATCTCTACACAGCTCTCTTCCAAAACTTGTTTTGCCTCCTTGTCAAAGACTACATAATATGCACAGTCGAATTATCAATGACACCAAGCTTTATTTGATACCtgcttaaaaaagaaaataacataagaAAAAGTTAAATATAGACTTATTTAATATCTAATCTAATGTACATAgactttaatttaaataaataaataaataaccttGGAGTCATGGATAAAAGGATATTAGTAGAAAACTCGCGTCTTTATCAAGTCAAACCATCTCAATTGAGTATGGCAATGGAGAATTTCTGTAACTTGATAGTGTCCATAACCATATCACTCGTATACGTACACACAAATTGTCGATTGTAGGATTGATGTCAGCAATTTTGTGAATATCAGCCATAGGAATAAGTAGGGAGATTTTGGATATATGTAAAGAAAGGGATTGATGTATTTTAAATTGTGGTGCTTTACATCTCTCATAACTTATCCTTTTATAGTTGCATCATAACTaagctttttaaaatttggttgactttaatttaaaatttaaaaaataacaaactaaGTAAAACaatccaaatttaaaatttaaaaataacaacttaaataaataataatttaaaaattctaaactaacataaatatttatttattgtaatATTAGTATGTAACAACCGAAGAATAATTAacgtaaatttttttaaaactctaaatttctttaaaagaatttatatagctgcaattaaaaaaaaaaatcaacaaaatttttaaaaattatgctAAAAAGAATTaacagatttttaaaaaatagtgttaaaatataaaaaagaacaatctaaataaaatttaaataaaatttaaaaaataacaacttaaataaaataatttaaaatttaaaaataacaacttttataaaataacccaaacaaataaaataatttaaaatttaaaaaataacaacctaagtAAAACAacccaaatttaaaatttgaaaataacaacctgagcaaataataatttataatttataaatataaatctaaaaatttctaGTGATGACACGTAAGCAAATAAACTCCCAGACTCAACGTATGAGCGCCACGTCAGCAAATGAGCTCCCCATCTGTATTACTATAAagattttgtgttattagtgatggatcatgactattcttatgtggaatttaagtattgtaaattttaatattttgtgttattaatcattataagactataagttaatgttttatgtttagaatgcataagactttagactaatgcataatattgtgttatttgtattgatttaaatatttggtattattagacaatattagtattgattgtggttTTGCTTTAGTATTGATTGTAGTTATgctttaatttaaaaaagggttggttcttgttatatttttctaagtgaattttatcatgttaaataatggttggagttttggaaaTTTGGAAATTTTTACATGCTAACTTACAAGAAGATATCAACGTAATGTAATGTTAACGGCCCGGTTTTCACCCGATTTTCACCTGGTATAATTGTGGCCCGAAAATGTATtggtttcatcgggtctaggttcgggttcgggtctaataaatagacccggtgtatatttcgggtcgggtctgGGTTCCATCAAACCCGCCTTCACCCCGCACCCCTACTAAACgaatgttcttttatatattttttgaatttttttgtattgcaaatgtgaatgtttttatttttttaagaatttcatatttttttaaaattttatagatatttaattatttttgctaaaatataactgaatatttttttgttaagtattaggattttttttcatattaaatgaatatttttttatatttctgtaATTGTTTAAGGATAATTCATGCTCCACTACTCCTTTTGGTTAAGATCAAGTGTGTAGTTTGCAATCTCTTTAATCATTAAAACGGCACCTAATATCCCAAAATATAGAGAGCAACATCGTGATGATGCTGCTACCGTGCGACTACTGCGACTCCAAAACGGCAGTTCTCTTTTGCCGCGCCAACTCTACCAAGCTCTGCATCTCATGTGACCAGCACGCGCGCTCTCAGATTTGCGATAACTGCCGCAACGAACCTGCCGCCGTACGATGCGCCACCGACAATCTCGTCCTCTGCAACGACTGCGACTCTGACGCACACAACAGTTCCTCCGTCGCTTACTCCCTCCACGCCCACCATCGCCTCCATGGCTTCTCCGGCTGTCCCCCGCCCTTAAAATCGCCGCCGCCTTAGGGATCAAGCTCAAGTTCAACTTCAACTGCAACGGCGGCTCCGATAACACATCTGGTTCATGAAAGGGAAGCGGTTCTTGTCGACGGTGGCGAATCCGACGAGCCAGATGTCGGTGATAGAAGAGGAATGGGTCGCGGTGGGGAGACGGAGAGGGTCTGACGGTGAGAGAGAGGAGTCTGTGTATGTGATTGTTGGAGGTGGGTAGGTTAAtgtgagagagaagaagaatgtTGTTATAagttttaattaggtttatttaatcaattttaaatttttttaaattttgaatttaaaagaatttaaaattaattattaatataattataattaattaagttgttCAATTTTTAGCTGGTTAATAATTGGTTCAATATACTTCTCCATTTAAAAATAATGAGTtctactaactaatttaatccAACAACCACCATATATCTTATAATATAAATTCTGAGGTCGTGTAATTTTACTCAATCTTAAAATGTTCAACCTTGTGTTTCTACTTTGATCATCATCTATTTTTATTCTTGGAGTAATTATTAAGTAGTAGGATGTTTATATTAAGAGGGTAAATCATATCTCATTTTCTTGAAAGAGTTATTGTCTTTTTAGCTATGTGGTAGCGAATCTTTAGAATTTTTCATCATCGACACAGTAACTCTTCCACTAAATATCGATGTAGTTTATGGAAATCGGATACATATCTAATTTATTGTATTTGTTTGTTGGACATATTTTAGATACGATATTTATGGATATAGAAAAGTATAAGGTACTAATATATTATCTCACAACTTATTGCCAACTTGTTAGTAACGTAGCGAGATTGGATTGATATTAACATGCTAGTCTTCTATGTCTAACcatatcttaataaaaaaataaaaaaattttagaaacacACTTAAATACCATTACGTGTTTAAcattattcttaatatatattcttgaaatgagtttaaaaatagtatatattattaattattaaaacaaaaaatattttaaatattttatataattaaaaaattaatttatattttaatattttatcattataatttacctaaaaaatattttatattttatatatatgccGTGTTCTCAtgtcttataaaaattttaaatttgtgtgTCCGTGTTCCTACATCATAAAATTTCTCACAATATTGCTCACAATTCAAAAGATTCATAAAAAGAGCACACTATAAGATTAatgattcaaaataaaattattacatcAATCCTAGATAACAAAATTTCTGCTCAAAATCTTGTTAACGAATTTCAAAAGCATATAAGTTCTGCAAGAAATTTATTTAACATAATATAACAGatacaaaaaatttttgttatgtttttttatttcatcAATACTAACTAGATAACCATAATTTCTGCAAGAAATCTATTTAACATGTAAGAAATGAGCAAGAGAGGCTTAAGAAGACTTGTCCAATTCATTGCTATTCATATATAAATAGTTCAATTGATCCTCAAAATATGATGAGACTGGCCTTGGGGAGAATCCAGTATAGAACTTTTCTTCCACATTTGCCAAACATAATTCAACTACGTACTTGAAGGGTTCATGCTTCTGAGTAAGTGGTTGAACTGCGAATTCCTCGAACGGCATCCACTTCGCAAGGGAAGGCATAAACAAAAGGAAGGTATAGTCATACCAAGGAGATCGAATGCATGAacaaaaaagattgaaaaatgtGGATTGTCATGATTCATGAGGACAGCATTGTTCATAGTAATATCTTGTTAAATTCCTTTGGAATGCATGGTATAAACTCATGATTTGATTAACCAATAATAATGGATCTTGATTTTGTAGCTTAAACATGAGAAAGCTAAGGAACATAAGGAAATCCTCCATCACATGTATATAGATTCTATTACTACACACATATTATTGTAAAACAGTTCCAACAAACTCATTCTTCAAATACATGAAGGAACATTTGCATTAATTAGAGAACCATGTTGGTTTATGTGCTAACAAATGTTTGGACAACTTTATCGTGTTGATAACACAAGACATCAATATATAGATAGCTATAGCCATATAGAGATGTGTTTGTGGTTAGTGACAAAAATATAAGATAGGGTAATTCGGTCAAAACATCCTATAGTACGAAAGATTGGAGAAAAAGTTGCACTTAAAGGATGTTATTTAAGCAGATTAACTTTTACCGTAAATGAAAATTGAATCGGATATAGTCAAAATTTTAATCTGATCCAGATTAAATTTATTGGATCAAATCATATTCAATATAGATCAGATCGAATCAAATATattcataaaatataaaaatatttttaaaaatttatttttattaaaaaatattaataaaatttatttttttattttattaaatatgtttacttttaaaacaatattaaacataatttttttaaataataaaaataatacaacatgtatgataattattagttaaaataaaatataaaaaatatttacttatttatctttttatttttgcgGATATGCAGATATGTGGATACCTGCACAAAATTCGCAATCCGATTCTATTAGTGTGCGGATAAAATTCGATCCATATCCGCAATTTTTTTATCAGATTCGGACAAACACCGCGGATAAGCGAATCGAACCCAATTCATGAACACTCCTAGACATGTATCTAACTTGATACAATAATCTGTAGCTGGTTTTAGTACGGTTTAAACTCACGATATTAAAATTGTATGGAAATAACTCACCCTTGTTCTAGGATTCACTTCTAACAAAAATATAAGATGGTTTGTAtctaattttctaaaaaatagaTACACAAAGAATATATCTTTTAATCTTTCTTTATCTTATCTCTGCCATCTAGTGAATGGTTCACAAGTCTATTTTATTGTATAAACAATTTGTAAGTTGTCTTAATGGATTATTAGTTAAGATTTCATGAGTGGTAAATAAGCAGGAGTATGAACATAACTAGGTTGATATGCACCACTAGGTTCATCTTTTGGATATTTCTCCTTCTATCATCTCATACTCATAGTATGAGTTGCTGAAAAGTTAAGTTGGGTGAACAAAATGGACAGAAGAATGATGTGAAATCGTGAAACAGAAGTACCTGAGCTGCTTCAATTTCCAATTCTTGCTTTTTGATCTCAACAGAAAGAGGGCGCAACATGCAAAGAAATGACAAATCTGATTTCCCAAAGAATGAATTCTGCACTTccctgaaaaatagaaaaaacagGACATGCATGGTGATGGTCATCAATGATTTTTGGAACAGTGTATAACTGTTTCACCAACAATATATCAAGATTAAATTCCATACAAAAGTTAGAAGATTCACACCTGAATGCTAGTATTTCTACAAATTCTGTATCAACCTgaacaaataaaaaagattgACCATATAAAACAGTTGTTATGAACTTATGATCAATAAAAAAAACTGGTCACATTCACTCAGATACTCACTCCTGTCTCTTCTTTTACTTCTCTAATAGCTGCTGCAAAAATCTCCTCACCCTGCAGGTACAAAACCATGTTACAATAACTTGAGTAGCCAATAACCATGCTGCAAAAATCTCCTGTACTGCATACCGCGTCGACAACTCCAGTAGGTAACTTCCAGTAGCCAATTCCATAGAATCTACCTCTTTTTTCCTGTACTACAAGAACCTACAACCCCAAAGAAGGGGAAAAAGTTGCACTGATCAGAATGTTGGCATAAAGCAGGTTAATTATTTGTATGAAAAAACATACAAGATAGGGCTCTTTTTGTGTATATGAAAGTAAAAGTAGTGATATACCTTAACATTgtaatttttagtgtttttcaagAATGTGGAAGATATACAGCTCGGAGGATCCGATTTCtatacttcaaattttttaattttttttttaaacaaaaatttctCGATCCGATTTCTGTACTCTTACAAATCCATCGATCCAATTTTTGTATCCTCACAAATCGGACAGTCTGATTTATGTACTTCTTACAAATCGGTCGGTCCGATTTTTGTTTATCTAATTAAACAGTTCCACGGTTGAGAATAACATTTCATTAACCCATATTTTGAAAAATCACTCTTGTTACCCgaatatcaaaaacaaaaaattcacaAGATAGCAAGACCATTTGGTGACTGTACTAGAATAGAAATATCAATTCATTTGCAATGTTTGGTTTGATACAAGAAAATAAGTAGAACTTGCATATCACGTGAAGTTAATAGTTAAGAACCATAAGTTAATTTTAAATGTTTGACTAAATtgctttttattagttttcaacTATACTTTATACGAAGACAGCTGCATCCGAATTTTTACTGGTGTAATAAAAAAACTCTTTGTTGACTGTGAATTTGACAATCACCTCTTTGTTTTGATTTAAGACTATAGCAGCAACGGCAACACGGTGGGAAGCATTTATAGGGATTGTGCAGCCTGTTTGGGGAATCCAATAAACTAGCATTAGATAGCTTGGCTCAGCATGGTGGTACCAGAACCCCTCCTGCCACCAGCAACATACATACCATACTCACTTATTCACATCTTAACTAACACGAACAACATATAAATAACATTTAATATCTATGCAATTATATGTTctgaaaaatgaaaagaatatatatatatatatatatatatatatataagcaatTAGTGTTTAAAAGAATTTTGCTCAATTATATACTTCGCAGTTACCTTCACTGCAGTTTCCACAAGGTTAACAAGATTGATAGGTAACTTTATCCAAACACCATGTTTTCCCTGCAAAGCTTATTGAAATTAATAAAAGGCTGAATATTTGAGAAATATCAGGAGGTTTTAGAGTTTATTATTTGTGATTATTACTTAGTTATCAACTCAAttcttttagtttaattttttttaattagtattACCTTAAGGTTCCAATGTAGAAGTGAAGACCTAAGCAATGTAGCAAAATGTTGTGGGTCCATAGGTTCATTCAAGTCAACAATAACTCCTCCATGGGCATCATCAATGGCAGGAAGAATTTTGGGATGTTCAAATCCATTTTCACACAATCTCTCCCCTAATTTTGGTGCTGGAATAGTTGAGACAGACATGGAGCTTTGTACTATACTGCTGCATCCAAGTAAGTCAAATATTCAACAATTTGACTCCAGTCTATTTCACTTCATATGTCACAAAAGGTTATTAAACGTTGAAAAGTCAAAAAGGCGTTTCAAGAAATTTAGCAATTAGACAAAGATTTAACTGTTTGAGTCAGTAAATAATTCACAGACACATCAattttttatcttgaaattaatTTCCTCTTTCACTACGGCAATATTAAAgtaacaataaataaaataattcaattcaatatCTGATGTCAGTGCTGCGCAATATAGGTGGCTCCTCCAACAAATTAAAGCTTGTTAGGCAAACTTTTTGGTATAATTAATGGGAGCCACTAAAGGTGTTTGAAAAGtttttttataaagatattttttaataattaaaatttaatatatataattgattaaatcgtattatttttattaaaattaggtTACATAAATTGATTTGATCaaaaaatagtgaatcaaattttaaactgatttaaattaatattattttttatagaaaataactGCAATATCCTATTATAGAAATTGACtaaaatatttctattatatatattaattttgagaatcctaaattttagttctttatttttttatcgtagggttagaatttagaatttttaaaattaatatatataataacagtattttaatcattctctataataagagtattgtaatcattttttataaaaaataatattaatttagatcagttcaagatttgattcaccattttttcggttaaattaatttgtctagcctaattttgacaaaaataacacgatttaatcgattatatatgttaaattttaaatattgaa
Above is a genomic segment from Arachis stenosperma cultivar V10309 chromosome 1, arast.V10309.gnm1.PFL2, whole genome shotgun sequence containing:
- the LOC130966976 gene encoding nudix hydrolase 10-like: MSVSTIPAPKLGERLCENGFEHPKILPAIDDAHGGVIVDLNEPMDPQHFATLLRSSLLHWNLKGKHGVWIKLPINLVNLVETAVKEGFWYHHAEPSYLMLVYWIPQTGCTIPINASHRVAVAAIVLNQNKEVLVVQEKRGRFYGIGYWKLPTGVVDAGEEIFAAAIREVKEETGVDTEFVEILAFREVQNSFFGKSDLSFLCMLRPLSVEIKKQELEIEAAQWMPFEEFAVQPLTQKHEPFKYVVELCLANVEEKFYTGFSPRPVSSYFEDQLNYLYMNSNELDKSS